The following proteins come from a genomic window of Athalia rosae chromosome 1, iyAthRosa1.1, whole genome shotgun sequence:
- the LOC105690653 gene encoding YTH domain-containing family protein 1, translating into MSAGLAGAVSDQRMKGQPNNQVSNGPKEHQQQQQQAEHVAGEDTGFDSWRGGNNVQHHSSYPIGTGDPYTPYYGTSFPYQAFGAGDGTWSNGTDPVAFLSGYGGQMGHDSYGMDGMFSASAGGGFSTFGQPTFNYFHGNGDYSTWGTPRKARYEDYYQAPRGNENYPTPGGAEMKSVEQSVQGLSIGSDTSRQEQQLPPNQQQSNKTESKEPKKLTWASVASQPAKPVPPLSASQGMKKKAGMPPPPMVPGKHNMDIGTWGEGKTSAPPPKAPPPPQVQPPVPSPPPPVQRQRPRPLPSWVQQPTTPPSPPPPQMQIPQQVAPPPPTHPVLDELKVKNDYNPTEFDQSAPGARFFVIKSYSEDDIHRSIKYEIWCSTEHGNKRLDQAYRDASRDGAPLYLFFSVNGSGHFCGMAQMVSSVDYQSNSSVWSQDKWKGQFRVRWIYVKDVPNVQLRHIHLENNENKSVTNSRDAQEVPHARGLQVLRILHTYRHSTSIFDDFGHYERRQAEEDQRKAPPNPIQHHHPPPNHRGRGHSGEPPHHHHHHQHQQHQHQHPHQQHPHQHQRKEREGGRGRGRGGPRQ; encoded by the exons ATGTCAGCTGGATTGGCAGGAGCTGTTTCAGATCAG CGGATGAAAGGACAACCCAACAATCAGG TAAGCAATGGTCCCAAGGAGCaccagcaacaacagcaacaggcGGAACACGTGGCTGGGGAAGACACAGGGTTTGATTCATGGAGAGGAGGAAATAATGTTCAACATCACTCCAGCTACCCGATCGGTACAGGTGACCCATATACACCGTATTATGGCACTTCATTCCCCTACCAGGCGTTTGGAGCGGGAGACGGCACTTGGTCAAACGGAACGGACCCGGTCGCGTTTCTCTCAGGATATGGAGGACAGATGGGTCACGACTCGTACGGAATGGATGGGATGTTTTCAGCAAGCGCAGGTGGAGGATTTAGTACTTTTGGCCAACCAACATTTAATTACTTTCATGGAAACGGGGACTATAGCACATGGGGTACGCCGAGAAAAGCACGTTACGAAGACTATTACCAAGCACCAAGGGGTAACGAGAATTACCCGACGCCTGGTGGGGCGGAAATGAAATCTGTAGAACAAAGTGTACAAGGTTTGTCTATTGGAAGTGACACATCACGACAGGAACAGCAGTTACCACCTAATCAGCAACAGTCTAACAAAACTGAGTCTAAAGAACCCAAGAAACTGACATGGGCAAGCGTAGCCAGCCAACCTGCAAAGCCTGTACCACCTCTTTCTGCTTCCCAGGGTATGAAGAAGAAGGCAGGAATGCCTCCACCTCCAATGGTCCCTGGAAAACATAATATGGATATTGGGACTTGGGGTGAGGGAAAAACCTCAGCTCCACCACCAAAAGCCCCTCCCCCACCTCAAGTACAACCCCCAGTTCCATCCCCACCTCCTCCTGTTCAGAGACAAAGGCCACGGCCACTTCCTTCCTGGGTCCAACAACCTACAACCCCACCTTCACCCCCTCCGCCGCAAATGCAGATCCCACAACAAGTAGCCCCTCCTCCACCGACGCACCCCGTTTTAGATGAGTTAAAGGTAAAAAATGACTATAATCCCACAGAATTTGACCAGTCTGCACCAGGCGCTAGGTTTTTTGTCATTAAGTCATACTCCGAGGATGACATTCATAGAtctataaaatatgaaatctggTGCAGTACGGAACATGGCAACAAGAGGCTAGACCAAGCTTACAGGGATGCTAGTCGGGATGGAGCTCCGttgtatctatttttttctgtcaatGGATCAGGCCATTTCTGTGGAATGGCACAGATGGTGTCTTCGGTTGATTATCAGAGCAACAGTTCTGTTTGGTCTCAAGACAAATGGAAGGGACAATTTAGAGTGCGTTGGATTTATGTAAAGGATGTTCCGAACGTTCAGCTGCGACATAttcatttggaaaataatgaaaacaaatCTGTTACCAACTCAAGAGATGCCCAGGAGGTACCCCATGCACGCGGTCTACAAGTGTTGCGCATTTTGCACACTTATCGACACTCTACAAGTATTTTCGACGACTTTGGACACTATGAACGAAGGCAGGCTGAAGAAGATCAACGAAAGGCACCGCCTAATCCTATACAACATCATCATCCCCCTCCCAATCACAGGGGTAGGGGCCATTCGGGTGAACCtcctcatcatcatcatcatcaccagcaccaacaacatcaacatcaACATCCACACCAACAGCACCCGCATCAGCATCAACGCAAG GAACGTGAGGGTGGTCGAGGAAGAGGACGTGGAGGTCCTCGCCAGTAG
- the LOC105690444 gene encoding EF-hand domain-containing protein 1-like, with product MESLPLVPGYTFRDATIQDHKLKQKFDYLNGFRILRDSNIGIGRRPIDTASSAFAGPENPIEYDPSLTYGRVREYGYRQVIPHYVLFAQKCLNFKAFFRQGVFNSPNEHFRIRHVNIIYFLEDDTMSVMEPPIDNSGLQQGRIVKRGKILKNTRGNTYHWKDLNVGIDLGIYGVVYHTVDCDLFTREFLRSQGVDVGDKEEPPPDPYTQLRQLKNKVPTRLTPVADDTRRRFLEYDTMVLKFYATWNDDCYQILYFLTDDTIAVREVHQPNDGKDPTAMLLKRTKLPKNWKDKPSTYPAIYMEYGDPEVIEYYTPRDLKIGDTIFVFGRRFFLYDCDPFTRKYYSEMLGLVQPERIQPPSEKQKPLPEYVPPPHIKFGTPEDTLAGCLSMLPKPPRTDVIRQVFNFPKKLRYSMKMEAVHPEDEGREFILEYSLSNGTIQISEPEKRNSGRRGGTFLSTMLVPKPGTGRDNPIYYTPEDFLIGAKINCFNHRFIITGADLYVYRYIKANPEKFCEQIRDNIRNYFVREGLIQDEIDATAKKIQEEADSKRDLDPTVGEPFKDDFDTAPCVEQFTEQALRKYEGEHGELRQPTPPPEELCPGLTTVTEPIPVDNYCALQYKDEPEKFFSQPKKELKWADQIQNDRAGHPIIACQQELPECKTTIPHECIPPHYFKDRDHRFEVGQLMYEMATEPPKPEIPSSPPLIGREPGQRTMTMLRNSCRGPYPP from the exons ATGGAAAGTCTACCCCTTGTACCGGGGTATACTTTTCGAGATGCAACA ATCCAGGATCACAAACTGAAGcagaaatttgattatttgaatGGATTCCGTATACTACGTGACAGCAACATTGGCATTGGGAGAAGACCCATTGATACTGCCTCCAGCGCTTTTGCTGGACCTGAGAATCCCATAGA GTACGATCCTTCATTGACTTATGGTCGAGTGCGTGAATATGGTTATCGACAAGTTATACCACACTATGTACTTTTTGCACAAAAATGCTTGAATTTCAAAGCATTCTTCCGACAAGGTGTATTCAACTCGCCAAATGAACATTTTCGCATACGACACgtcaatataatttatttcttggAAGATGACACAATGTCAGTCATGGAGCCCCCTATAGACAATTCGGGTTTGCAGCAAGGCAGAATagtaaaacgaggaaaaatacTTAAAAATACCAGAGGGAATACGTACCATTGGAAAGATCTCAACGTCGGTATAGATCTGG GAATTTATGGTGTGGTATACCATACTGTAGACTGTGACTTGTTCACTAGAGAGTTTTTGCGCAGCCAAGGAGTAGATGTCGGTGACAAAGAAGAACCACCTCCTGATCCTTATACGCAGTTAcgtcaattgaaaaataaagtgcCAACTAGATTAACCCCAGTGGCAGATGATACTCGACGGCGGTTTCTAGAATATGACACTATGGTCCTTAAATTTTATGCAACTTGGAATGATGATTGCTATCAAATCCTTTACTTCCTGACTGATGACACAATTGCAGTCCGCGAAGTTCATCAGCCGAATGATGGCAAAGATCCAACTGCAATGCTCTTGAAAAGAACCAAATTgccaaaaaattggaaggatAAGCCATCTACATACCCAGCAATTTACATGGAATATGGGGATCCGGAAGTGATAGAGTATTATACACCAAGAGATCTCAAAATAGGCGATACGATATTTGTTTTTGGACGTCGTTTCTTCCTTTATGATTGCGATCCATTTAccagaaaatattattcagaaATGCTTGGTTTGGTTCAGCCAGAGAGAATACAACCACCAAGTGAAAAGCAGAAACCTTTGCCCGAATATGTTCCTCCACCACACATAAAATTTGGCACACCTGAGGATACACTGGCTGGATGTTTGAGCATGCTTCCTAAACCACCTAGGACCGACGTAATTCGCCAAGTTTTCAACTTTCCAAAAAAGCTTCGCTACTCGATGAAGATGGAAGCTGTCCACCCCGAAGACGAAGGGCGTGAATTTATTCTGGAGTATAGTTTAAGCAACGGCACGATACAGATTTCAGAACCAGAAAAGCGTAACTCTGGACGCAGAGGTGGTACATTTTTAAGTACAATGCTTGTACCTAAGCCAGGCACTGGTAGAGACAACCCAATATATTACACCcccgaagattttttgatagGAGCTAAAATCAATTGTTTTAATCATCGTTTCATCATAACTGGAGCTgatttgtatgtatatcgataCATAAAAGCAAACCCAGAAAAATTCTGTGAACAGATACGAGATAATATCCGGAATTATTTTGTGCGAGAGGGTCTTATTCAAGATGAAATAGATGCAACAGCTAAAAAGATTCAGGAAGAAGCTGACAGCAAGCGAGACTTGGATCCAACGGTCGGAGAGCCATTTAAAGATGATTTTGATACAGCTCCTTGTGTTGAACAGTTTACAGAACAGGCTCTACGTAAATATGAAGGTGAACATGGCGAATTAAGACAACCTACACCACCTCCAGAAGAACTATGCCCAGGCCTAACAACTGTTACAGAACCTATACCAGTTGATAATTATTGTGCACTTCAGTATAAAGATGAGCCCgagaaattcttttctcaGCCTAAAAAAGAACTGAAATGGGCTGACCAG ATCCAGAATGATAGAGCTGGCCATCCAATTATCGCATGCCAGCAGGAATTACCAGAGTGTAAAACAACAATTCCTCATGAATGTATACCACCTCATTACTTCAAAGATCGAGACCACAGGTTTGAG GTGGGTCAACTGATGTATGAGATGGCAACGGAGCCCCCAAAACCAGAAATTCCTTCATCACCCCCACTGATAGGTAGAGAACCAGGACAGCGAACTATGACAATGCTTCGCAACAGTTGCAGAGGGCCCTATCCACCTTAA
- the LOC105690494 gene encoding sodium-dependent phosphate transporter 1-B — translation MAIPYDESLIWIVVVGFIVAFILAFGIGANDVANSFGTSVGAGVLTIVQACVLATIFEIAGAVLIGYKVSDTMRKGILDVSLYEGHEKELMLGALSSLAGSGIWLIIATALRLPISGTHSIVGATVGFSLVCRGTAGVKWVALGSIAASWFASPVLSGLVSVSIFLLLRKAVLRANQPFEQGLRFLPLAYGLTIATNVLSVAHDGPKLLKLDNIPWWGSLTAAVSSGLLSAVVVYIFIVPWQKKRILLAREANEGTTEFGACDRKETTALSVISPAPSASNNQEETPKLRGNTSASPLLLASGADVEGSNIESGMDEEEPPEVSRLFSFLQVLTAAFGSFAHGGNDVSNAIGPLIALWAVYADGSVRQETETPLLILLYGGLGISIGLWIWGRKVIRTLGQDLARITPASGFTIEVGAALTVLLASKAGLPVSTTHCKVGSIVCVGWVSRGGGGVSWTLFRNIAFAWLITVPVAGLLSAACMAVFRQVITV, via the exons ATGGCCATACCGTACGACGAGAGTCTGATCTGGATAGTAGTAGTTGGATTCATTGTCGCATTCATATTAGCATTTGGAATTGGAGCAAATGATGTTGCAAACAGTTTTGGAACCAGCGTAGGTGCAGGTGTTCTGACAATAGTACAAGCTTGTGTGTTGGCTACGATATTTGAGATTGCTGGAGCGGTACTGATAGGATATAAG GTATCTGATACAATGCGTAAAGGAATACTTGATGTCTCACTTTATGAAGGACATGAAAAAGAACTAATGCTGGGTGCACTCTCAAGCCTGGCTGGATCAGGCATCTGGTTGATTATCGCAACTGCTTTGCGTCTCCCTATTTCTGGAACCCATTCCATCGTGGGTGCAACAGTTGGCTTTTCTCTTGTATGCAGAGGTACTGCAGGG GTGAAGTGGGTGGCCCTTGGAAGCATAGCAGCCTCATGGTTTGCTAGTCCGGTACTAAGTGGCCTAGTCTCAGTCTCTATTTTTCTGCTACTGAGAAAAGCCGTGCTACGAGCCAACCAACCCTTTGAACAAGGTCTCAGATTTCTTCCCTTAGCATATGGCCTAACTATTGCTACAAATGTACTTTCTGTTGCACATGACGGGCCAAAAC TTTTGAAACTGGATAATATACCATGGTGGGGTAGCCTAACAGCTGCAGTATCTAGTGGCTTGCTGTCGGCTGTTGTTGTGTATATATTCATAGTCCCATGGCAGAAGAAGCGGATACTACTTGCTCGTGAAGCTAATGAAGGAACCACTGAATTTGGTGCTTGTGATAGAAAGGAAACAACTGCACTGTCTGTCATTTCCCCTGCCCCCTCGGCCAGTAACAATCAAGAAGAGACTCCAAAACTCAGAGGAAATACAAGTGCTAGTCCCTTATTATTGGCCAGTGGAGCAGATGTGGAAGGTTCCAATATCGAGTCTGGCATGGATGAAGAAGAACCACCAGAAGTATCAAGGTTGTTCTCATTTCTCCAAGTTCTAACTGCTGCATTTGGAAGCTTCGCTCATGGAGGGAACGACGTTAGCAATGCTATAGGACCTCTGATTGCCCTGTGGGCAGTCTATGCTGATGGATCTGTACGCCAAGAAACAGAAACTCCACTACTCATTCTTCTGTACGGAGGATTAGGTATATCTATTGGACTCTGGATATGGGGAAGAAAAGTTATCAGAACTCTTGGGCAAGATTTAGCACGTATTACACCAGCTAGCGGATTTACAATTGAG GTGGGTGCAGCATTAACAGTTCTGTTGGCAAGTAAAGCTGGTCTTCCTGTATCAACAACACACTGCAAAGTTGGTTCAATCGTATGTGTCGGATGGGTGTCTCGTGGTGGAGGTGGCGTATCTTGGACGCTATTTCGTAACATTGCCTTTGCATGGTTAATCACTGTACCAGTTGCAGGCTTATTGTCTGCTGCCTGTATGGCTGTATTTAGGCAGGTAATCACTGTCTGA
- the LOC105690518 gene encoding Golgi SNAP receptor complex member 2: MEALYHQTNKLVQETQHLFSQLERKHSDLDLQAIEYDIQSKINLINSNCERLDILCMKGPVSQRQNAKMRVDQLKYDARHLCAALNSWRSQLMRRKKEEIEREALLSQQFTPNDQIDIMIDHNLQHHSSLRNATHGVDDLIQHGSGILDGLRSQRSTLKGAHKRLVDIGNTLGLSNTTMRLIEQRARQDGLILVAGMVVTCFVIVLVIMYLT, translated from the exons ATGGAGGCGTTATATCATCAGACCAATAAACTAGTACAGGAAACCCAACATTTGTTTTCTCAATTGGAAAGAAAACATTCAGATTTAGATCTCCAAGCAATTGAGTATGACATACAGTCAAAGATAAATCTGATCAACAG CAATTGTGAACGACTCGATATTCTGTGTATGAAAGGTCCTGTATCACAGAGACAAAATGCCAAAATGCGAGTTGATCAATTGAAGTATGACGCACGTCATCTATGTGCTGCTTTAAACTCATGGAGAAGTCAACTTATGCgccgaaaaaaagaggaaatcgAACGAGAAGCATTATTGTCTCAACAGTTTACTCCCAACGATCAAATAGACATAATGATAGATCACAATCTTCAACATCACTCCAGTTTGCGAAACGCCACCCATGGTGTAGACGACTTGATTCAGCATGGTAGTGGGATTTTAGATGGGTTAAGATCTCAAAGATCTACTCTCAAGGGTGCTCATAAAAGACTTGTTGATATCGGAAACACTCTAGGACTCTCTAACACTACTATGAGACTTATTGAGCAGAGAGCTCGACAAGATGGATTAATATTAGTTGCCGGTATGGTTGTGACATGCTTTGTTATAGTGTTGGTAATAATGTACCTCACATAA